One Sparus aurata chromosome 23, fSpaAur1.1, whole genome shotgun sequence genomic window, CCTGCATTTACCGCTTGTAATTTCAGAGCGGATGAATATGCACACCCACGTTATATATCTGGCAAATTTGCAATAACACTAGACATATAATACTGTGCGCGTTTGTTCTTGTTATTCCCCTTTTCAATGCTTAGGGCGGCTCAAAAATATGGCTAGCTTGCTAGTTACAGGGTTTGCTTCGTCGCAACTTCCTCTTTGGGAGCAGAATTCAACCAACCCAATCGGCTTGTGTCAAGTCAGTCACAACAATAAGAGCACCATTTCCGGTTACCACAGCACTTTAgatttttcacaaaaacaacgATTTCGAGTAAACTATCcttgtgtaaatacatttagaaaTGAGGAGCAATGATTTATAAATCACAGGGAAAAATTGCTGGATCTTTAAACTTATTACACAAGACCTACAAAATAAGTGTGAAAGTAATCACTCCCTcctaaagacacaaatctaatGGCTTTTGCCCTCCTTTGAGCCATGTATCTGCAGTGCTTTACCTCAATACATAAATTGAAGGAAGTCTGCACTTAACTTTTACTCTCCACTCCTCATTGCACCTTGTCTCATACACAACATTGTAATGGATACCTGAGTACAAGATCATTCAGTTTATCTTTAAAGCTAGCCTGGATCATGTGTAAGGAAATATATGTGTCTGCTTACAACAATGACATGTTTTAGTCACTGTTAACCAATAttccttgttttgtttaggGCATAATTCACCTGGCCCACCATAGATTGTCAGCCACAGTCGATTTTCACCTGAACACCACACATAGATTAGAGCAATTacttttaatgcaaaaactGGTAAAACCTAAAAATTCACGAGAATGAAGAGAAAAGGCCACAGCAAATTCAAACTGATTGGACAAATTTGATGTCTGttaaattatgtaaaatgtaTACAGTGGTAACCATGTCATACTGTCAATGAAAATACCATTAATATGATACTGCTACTGCACAGTATCTACCCTTTATACACTATGGGTCCCATGGGGTTTATACAAGTATTTATAATCTGTGAGATtgggaaaaaacaaactagCCACCTTTGACCTTTGCCTCTGACCATCAGTGACAATCTTTTTACACTCTTCGTTCCTCCTACCAACATTTCCTCTGAAGTTGTCCAATTATACGTAGGCCTGTACAAGAAGTACTCATTAATAAAAGGAATTAGCTTTAATCAAAGGAACACCTAGAACAGTTATAAATCTCTAATTGTGTGGAAtataatttacaaaaaaaaaaaaaaaacgaggaagATACAACACTTGCTTACTTTCAGTCAGGCAGATAATTACCAAAGTATTACTTTTGCGTTCTGGGGGCAAATTATGTAAAACTGCCTCAATAGTCCAGTGAAGGATCTCATAAGAAGTACGTCCATGATAtacaataatataaaatgttatCATTTCAAACATCCATGTAGCTTGAACTGGTTCAATTCTCCTTGGTTAGTTCACTATCACCGTCCGTTACTGTGATGTTGTCGTTTTGATCAAAGGTGTGCTGTCTCAGTGCTTGCATGCTGTATGCCCACGCTCTGTCCACACCGTGTCCCTCAATCCTGCATGGCGTCCATTCAGTGAAGGGAAAACGACCAGCTACCACTAAGGCATCATCAGGAAGCTCAGCCTGCAACTTCTGCTGCAACAATGAAAGCTGAGAAACACAAAAGCACAATACCAAATGACTGCAATACTTTTATACAGAAATGTACTGAAACTGACCCAAAACAATTAATCCGATTGCAACTGCACCTCAAACATACTGACACATTTTTGGATATTAGGAATATACAAAAATGTGGTAAAGTAAtggcacagtttttttttttttttttacaaattgcaATCTTCAGCTGAAACAGAGACAAGACTTTCTGTGTCTCCCCTGGTTTTAAATGAGGTCACTCTAATACTGTAATTACTATACTACTCACCACGCTAGGAGCCAAAAACACTgtgatgttcttgcatttcgtCATGTCGACCTGTGAGGACATACAAAGCAATTGGTAAATAGGCATATAACTGTAGGAACAAttggaataaaataaatatgctGATCCCATGTAAAAGGCATATGCTTTTTTACTATTTAGATGGCTTTCTCGGAGTCTGTAGTTACTAAAAGATTTACTCCCTGACCAATTGAACCAAATGTTGGTGTAACTGAGGTGTAGCAACTGAGTAACTAAGGAGTGTTACTAAGGCCataacacaaatataaaatgGCAAACCTTCCAAAGATCCTCCCGTCGGTATGACACCTTTTCATGATGGCCTGCTCTCCACGCATGGAAACGGGACAGACTAACAAGCCAGGGGTTGAGCTCATATCCAATAGCAGGAGTGAAACCCTGCCGATGGGCTTCCAAGACCTTAAGAGACCACAGTCAAAACCAATTGTTCACCAGTGCAAGAGGAAGGAGACCAAATGTCCTGATTATGCTTACAATGCGGCCATCACCAGACCCCAAATCCACAAGGCCTCCCTTTCGACCTCTCAGCAATGTCATAACATTATTCACTTGAGCTTTGCTGGCGGGCATGTAAGGGACCTGAAAGATAGTTGAAATAgcttctgataaaaaaaacttaTAGTACaagaaaaatgttataataacTTATTCATAATGTTGATGATGATTTAGATCATACCTGTAGCTTCAATGGAACTTTCCGGAAGCCAGGCTGGATGATTCCCACCCACATTGCATATACAGCAAGGCCAGTGCCTGCAGCAATCTGAGCAACACCCCATCCGCCGAGGTTTCTCGTCTTAAAATCAGCAAGGGCCTGATCCGGTGCGTCGTCATCATCCATCCCTGTATAACATGTGTTAGGAGATTATACTAAAATTTACAGGGAAAGGGTTTTGATATATATCTTCTCTTGGCTGTGTGAAATAGTATACTACTTGGCAGAGGAGCTCTCTCTACACACAAACAGTACAGTATATAAACCAATCTGGTGGCTCTGCACAGTGGTTGCAGACTAGACCTCCATTTATTATTACATAAATCCCTCGTTAGTTTCTTCTTCACAGTGTGgtttttcattcatatttttcttCTACACTCAAGATAGCCACGTTAACAAACATACCTTGGATGCATACAGTGTGTTGTCAATATAATGCATCTTCATGCTTTAAGTGGATCAGCTGATGGCTGGCAGTCTGAATATAAACCTGCAAAAACAATCGAGTAGCACACAACTGAGCACTATACTGGTATAGAGAAGGTGCAGATGTATGTTTCAAACACATCCTTGTGTTACTCATGTTTCATTTCTTCCCATATCGGCGGACAGTAAAATCTGGTGGTCATTTTATTAATCTTAAGAGATACTATTATGTTACAATTAACGTTATAGATCTTTTTAAATCACTAACCTTTGATATGTCGGTCCCTTTGTTACTTCGAATTACCTTAGGCGTGAAATGTAACGTACTTCTTTCTTATAACCTGTCACTGAGGTAAATGCTCATCTGTGACAAACGGTCAAAATAATTGACCTGCAGGAGTGCGGTCGGACACATTACTCCGTCGGACCGCTCCATCTGCGAAATATTCCGTATATACGAGGTTACTTACATTAGTTCCGGAAGTGCGAACAAGCAGCATGTTtccatggggaaaaaaatagatGCACATACCTGTACTCTATTCTTCTTAATGCCACCGTTTTCTTTggttatttgttttatttattgttatttatactgcatatttatatattaatttatatttacaaattatcacacttgaaaaaaaaaaatccttcccctttgttttcatgattgcaatgtaaatgtatgtgtaaTGCCAATAAAGCCTATAGAGTTGAATTGAAGCTATGCGTCACAGGATAAAAGCACTCCAGCTTTTGTGCAGGTATAGTGGCTCTCTGAATAATAATAAGGATAAGGATTGTTGCCATTCCCTGGCACTTGTATGGGAAGTAGTTTATGTTGTCTGTTCCCCTGACTTTCCTTTGTCCTTCCCCCTTTTGCACCATTTTTTATACAGcattttaaacatgttgtaAAAAGCTTATTCCAAaatcagtgcacacacacacacaccaaaacaaaggtacaagacttttattttttagaacACAGATATACATATAACAATAATTTATCCTCATGGTCTGATATTATAGCGTATGATTTATCAGATAAACTCAGATATTTTCTGTAAAAAGGTCAGAGAAATAATGGGTATCAAAACCCTTAACgattaaactgatctcagaccaAAAGACAATTGATACAAAGAAGAAGTGTAATGTCCATATTCAAAGAAGAACTGTCCAGGTCAGTCGCTGTCAGCGTCATCACTGATGATCCCTTGCAGGTTGGCCCAGTCTGATATTCTTCTGCGCTTCGTCTGTGGTTTGTTTTCCTGTTCACTTTCAGAACCCGAGTTCAGTGTACGCTTATATGCAGAGGATGGAGGGTTCTGTTGTTGCTGCCGTGCTAAGGCTCCGCTGCGCCTGGGGCGACCTGAGAAACATATCCACATCTGAGGGTCTCAttcaatattttcatattttgcatgTGCTATAAAATCATAATCAATACTAGTGATTCAATCACTTGAAATCTTTGCAACAATAACATTTCTATAGCACTTCTTGACCCATTATGATATAATCCACACATATAGGTGCTATTACTTTGCAGTATGTGACAGTTTATCGTTTGAGAAAGTACTAAATGTAAAAGCAATTTTTTTACAGTGCTGACTATGTTTACTTCCAATGGGCATATGCAACACATATTGAATGTTTGCAGATTCCTCAACCCTATAATTGCCAAGCCCAATTCATTCATCTTCATTTTTACAAATCGTATTAAAATTACTTGTAAAAGCAATTGGATTTTCCTGTTCACACCtcagtgaaaataaacaatgaaattacagtacagtacaaaTAAGAGACATGCACAGAAAATcatttggataaaaaaaacccaaaacgaCTATATCTCAAAGCAAGGGGATGTTTGGAAGTCGCAACTGCACAAGCCTGAGATTTTAGCAGATGGGAAccaaaaaaactgttgtttattttcattataaatatGTCTGTTAATAATTTTTCCGATTAAACATTTAGTGTATGAAATatcaaaaaattgtgaaaaacacacattgtcTTCAAAAGGaatgtcttcaaaatgcttCTTGTGTCACAAAAGTCCAAAAACCCATCTAACTTTCattaatgacaaagaaaagcagcaaatactTGTATTCAATGGCGTATTTGcttaaaaaaagactgaaacaatAACCGATTACCAAAATGGTTGGCTTTCAATTTTCGTTCCATCTACCAATCGAATAATCAGCCAATAGTTAGGGTTCTGAAATAgtctctgttttttcctttcctcttacAGTGAATAAGAACCTCTGCTTGGTTACAAGAAAATGACGACACCTGGAAGGCATTTAGTAATGGATGAAAACACccaagaaaagaacaaaaaattaCCTTGTGTGGCAATGATGTTGCTGACATCAAGTGCAGCGAGttcctgtgtctcctctctcttcattcgggcttttttacatttctcaATAGATGCGTTGCCTGTGtgaaaacacatacatacatgtagtAATACAATCAAATGAAGGTTTGTGTTTTAAGAGGCCCACataccgcccagactcaaaccaacggcCAACTGCCTtcatccgaccactctgttgccccttgtctgacccgtttggcagaaaagttgcattgaaacataCCACCTCTACTACTGCCAACTACACAGCAGCATGTACATTCTGCACTTGCATGAGATGCAGTAAATCTTCGTAACATCAggtggcgctagtctcgtgccagtgatccaaaacatgaaaacaggaaatgacggtgTAGCCCATCGattgtcagaaaaaaacaaagtgcacacagtATTGGCTCAGTATTCGTTTGACCTGAGAAGACGTTTGTGGAATACAATACTTGGCATTACGTGAAAGATCATTATGGCTGAGCTGATGGTCGCTCTGTCTGCTCTCGGGCTCGTTATTATACGAAGACGTCGCAGGAGGGAAAAAGTGGTATGTTTACCGTCGtcaccctgctggaaaaaccagcatagaccagcaccagaaTCAGCACCAAAACTagacatatgctggtcttgctggtgactgGTCACCATTTGTTCCAGAACTTGTCCCAGCCTCCCCAAACGTTTCAGATGTGTTTAGgaccagtgtgttcctgcctttaagcTTATCTATCGTTCttttaaaagcacaacaaaccaaaaacatctCACTGTACAGTATTTGACCAAATGTAGAGAAAGGGAGAAATTGAAAGTCTATTAAAAGGTGACTATGTTACCACTGACCATGGACACCAAGATCTTCAAGCTCCTTCTTCAGGACCGCTACCTGGGAGCGAATAGATTTACAGCCACCGAGGAGCTTCTTGTAGTTCCGCCTCACACCACAGAGAGAAATGTAGCGTTTGAGCCTCAAAACGGTTTTGTTGTTATCCTGCGGAAGAAAGTGAAACATTCATTCTACAGTTACCCAATGTGCACCTATGATGTTTTATCTTGCACTTCGTCTCTCAACGCTATTCACAACACTCGGGGCAGCCGAGGGAATTTAGTTGCATCTTCAATCAACATGAAGGATAGACAAGCATAAAGGATTGGTCACAAGCagacacaaaatatttcagCTCCTCTTTTCTAATTTGTAAGTTGAGCTACTCAGTTTGGTCTTTTTGAATATTTCCTGTTCCTGAACATCCACAGTGCATGACACCATAGTCATGGGCTCACCTTTTCACTTTTGGCACTTGTCTcctttttcacagttttcttctttttgttatcttctgtattttctttccctttggcctcttcttcctccacagaGGGAAGTGATGATGAATCAGAGTCTGGGtcgtcatttttcttttccactgaAACTTTATCTTCTGCATAATACAACATACAGTCAAATCAAGTCAGTGATTAGTGACTATGTAAATGAGCAAACATTTATGTATGGGATAGGGAAGTATAAAGTTTACATAGTCACCTTTTTCACTGTCGTCTGAGGAATTGTTGTCGTTGATTTTGTCACTCTTTTCTGACCCGCTGTCTGAGTCCGAATCATTCTCTTCATCACTATGtgctttttcctttcctttctttgtattgctgcttcctgtctgtccattCTTTTTAGTacttgctttcttttttcccttctcttttGGACTGGCATCAGAGTTACTCTCATCCCCTCCTTCTTCAGACTCGTTCCTTTTCTCATCGGACGACTCCTGTTTACCGTTTCCATTGGTCTTTCGCTGAGATTTTTTCACCTCTTTTACTTCATCCTCAGATTCAGATTTTACTTGCtcttcctcttcactctcctcACTACCTGTTTTATGGTCCTCTTTATCCTCTGATTCTGTCAGTAACCAGGCAAAACAGACAACATTTCAACAGAGCAACAAaaccacaataaaaacaaatattcacACTCTGGCTAACACAGACAAGGCCAGGAAAACATAACTATCGACTGAGGGAGATTATCTGAAATGGTACTGCATAAGAAGTCTGGTTCTAAGTGCAAAAGCCGATCTGCCAACATTGTGACCACTGGTACTCAGGGTTCCCATCCCTCCTTAAACATCAAACTCAAGGAATCAAAATGTAACTTCATGACAACAGATGGTCGAATGTTGAGTCTCATCTGCAGGTCATCAATGCCGGCTTTTTCTATTGACCTCCGACCCAAGCTGCCAACCCACGGCATCAGTCTTTGACGACCTGCAGATGAGACTAAACGGTCAACGACGGCTATCAACATGGCATTGTGTGAGACATGGATCATGGTTTATTgctgtcaaaacaatgagaattTGTATGTGTTACGAGTGTGCTGCTGTGTCACACTGATGAAAGAAAACTGCCAGGGACACACAGACAGCCAACAAAATGAAGCCTTTACAATAAtgtttagtaaaaaaaaaaatgaaaacaagacaaaaaaaacgaaTAAAAAGTGTTGTCCTTAATGCAATAAGTCACATCATTATTATCACGTTTTACCCCGAGTAACTGGAAACAAGAACATGCTATAGATTATTAAAAATACAGGTatcaaaatgcatgaaaaaaactaaaaaaaaaaaaaaaaaaagtaattcacTACCTGATGATGAGCTTGATTTACGCCGGGATTTCCTTGCTGTGGATTCAACTTCATCTTCTCCCCCGCTTACCACCTCGtcatttttcctttctctcttcctttcgCTCTGGAGCTTCTTGGTCTCCACTTCACTTCCATATTCTTCATTGTCCTAGCAGGACAAAAAATATGttgaatgatgatgttgatCTTGGTAATATCGACAGGAGTAAGAAATGATCCTCTacaaaaatccaaaacacaaaacaacatcagcTGGGGATAGATACCTGCATTTTGATCAGTTCCTCTTGAATCACCTGTTTCATGAAGATTTTGGCCTCTGGACTTAATGATTGACATTGAACTTGTGCCAGATATCGCTTTTTTAGAATTCGAAAGGTCAGcgtgctggaaaaaaaacatttgaattgaTTTAAATACAAACTAAGACATACATTTGACAATGATAACAATTAAATATACAAACATTATACTGAGTGCCTGATTTAAACAGATgaaaatgatgtcattttgCAGGCGTAACTTTTAGTCAAATTTCGACTATCTAGATCCCAACTAATGCAACAGGCATCTGATATCGGCCTTAAACAGATATATTGGTATCTGCAAAGAAGTTGTCTGATATGTGCAGATATGAAACATGGGGAAAATCAGGTACCCAAAAAACTGTTTGAAGGTacaaaatgtggcagggtccgccaaatagagacaaagtaaaacagtatgaaatcgTGTTATCTTTTAGGGTCAGTTTGTCTAttcaatcatgaaaacaagaaaggttgttaaggcataaaaaaatcTGCCAATTAAGATCTTTCGCTTCTGATTACATTTattccctaaaactacatagtgcactttttaaagtgaaaacgATCCTGCCTCTGTCACATATATTTGTCACAAGAGTTTGATAACTGCAATTGAGGGATTATTGCAAAACCTGTGTGTATCGGCCATTGGCTGGTATATTGATATCAGAATTTATCGCTCCCTTACATTGGTATCGGCATTGTCCCGATAACTGAGAATCAGTCGGGCTGTACGACAATAAAGTTTTAATTGCTGTGAATATATTCGTCATGTTGATGTTCACCATTCATTTCATAGAGGAACTCTTTTTTGTAGTGCTTCCAAAAACCAAAAAGagaaactaaattaaaatcacTAAAAAGGAGGCTGGCACATCACTGGACACACTTTCAGCAAAAAAACCTACCAACCAAAAAGGCTGGCACACTCAGCCATTGTTCCACTCCACCAGCAAGTGTCGTTTGCCTGCCAGTCACACCGACACTGAAGTTTTGACAAAGCCAGCTCGGTCGCGTGAAGTTGAACGTTTGAGGATGACTTACCTCAGCATTATTAACCTGCGTCACACGTGTTTTGCCTTATTATCGTACAAGTAGCACATTGACATTACAGTGTCGCAATGTGGCGTTAAAAACGAAACAAGCAGCTGGTCTGAGAAATAGACAGCAGTGTTTAATAAGGTGTGTGCTAACGTCAGAGGGGTTTTCACTGTTAATTGCCATGTAGACCATTTAGTCAGCATCAATTacctctgaacacacacattcacagccaAAGGTCAGTGCTCTTACTCATACAGCTCTTTGTAAAACAAGCTCTGGAGGCTCCAGCTGTACCTGAGGTCTGGCTCATCACGGAGTTGACTGCACACAAACCTGCGGAGATTTCTCGTCTCTTTCTCGGACAACATCACTTCAAACTTCGGTGATGTCTTTTTGGCGGCTACCCGGAACGTAGCCGGACGTGACGTCGACAATCGCCACGCcccttcacaataaaaataaaacttgccCCTTCATCAGAAATAAAGTTagtttactatttttttttttctaaaataatttTTTGTGAGCTTTGAGTTATAATCATCAATggtaaaaacacaactttaaacTTTATGCTAGAGGTCATGATATAATTTCCTGATATCAGTATACATGTTATGATTTCAATGGGAATGTTTTATCCACAAttgtagtttttcttttaaaagactTTATGATTTAACATATTTCATAAACcctcagaaaaagaaagattatGTACATGATGATAtataaccacattttttaaaggaacaCACACTGTCAACATTTTGTCAATGATTAAATGGGTAATTGTTTGATTGATAAGGCCATTTGAAAGAGAATGGACAACATCTTATGTCTCAGTACATGTATAAGTAAAATATAATTGCACTGCATGATTTATGGGTTGTATTCACGTGGTTGAATGCACTTATTGCAAGTCGCTTTTGATAAAAGCATCAgctaatttttttatttgatgtaaAACTTATAATGAATACAAATATTGTCAATAAGAAACACACCAGCTAAAGTCATTTgtgtaatgtaataataacagtacattaatacttaatAACATACAAATAATCCATGGTACTGTTGAGCATCTGTTAAGATCagcagtttttaaatgaaaaaaaaggctctGGAGAATATCAAGCTTGCATGGTAAATAATATCCTGTTGGTAACTTCTGATTGTTTTCTGTAACATGCATCACACATTAGGGaaataaggagaaaaaaaatgagacgACACACATAAAGATGGATTTCCCAAGTAATTTATTCAGAACATTCCCATGACCACTACTGGACGGAAGTTTTATTAGTGCATATTTTAAAAAGGTATTCCAAGGTGACTTTCATAAACGTTCTGAGATACATATTGCTCTCATTTGTTTTCAGTATTCAGAGTGATTAGATTTACACA contains:
- the antkmt gene encoding adenine nucleotide translocase lysine N-methyltransferase, with the protein product MDDDDAPDQALADFKTRNLGGWGVAQIAAGTGLAVYAMWVGIIQPGFRKVPLKLQVPYMPASKAQVNNVMTLLRGRKGGLVDLGSGDGRIVLEAHRQGFTPAIGYELNPWLVSLSRFHAWRAGHHEKVSYRREDLWKVDMTKCKNITVFLAPSVLSLLQQKLQAELPDDALVVAGRFPFTEWTPCRIEGHGVDRAWAYSMQALRQHTFDQNDNITVTDGDSELTKEN
- the hirip3 gene encoding HIRA-interacting protein 3 isoform X1, whose protein sequence is MLSEKETRNLRRFVCSQLRDEPDLSTLTFRILKKRYLAQVQCQSLSPEAKIFMKQVIQEELIKMQDNEEYGSEVETKKLQSERKRERKNDEVVSGGEDEVESTARKSRRKSSSSSESEDKEDHKTGSEESEEEEQVKSESEDEVKEVKKSQRKTNGNGKQESSDEKRNESEEGGDESNSDASPKEKGKKKASTKKNGQTGSSNTKKGKEKAHSDEENDSDSDSGSEKSDKINDNNSSDDSEKEDKVSVEKKNDDPDSDSSSLPSVEEEEAKGKENTEDNKKKKTVKKETSAKSEKDNNKTVLRLKRYISLCGVRRNYKKLLGGCKSIRSQVAVLKKELEDLGVHGNASIEKCKKARMKREETQELAALDVSNIIATQGRPRRSGALARQQQQNPPSSAYKRTLNSGSESEQENKPQTKRRRISDWANLQGIISDDADSD
- the hirip3 gene encoding HIRA-interacting protein 3 isoform X2 produces the protein MLSEKETRNLRRFVCSQLRDEPDLSTLTFRILKKRYLAQVQCQSLSPEAKIFMKQVIQEELIKMQDNEEYGSEVETKKLQSERKRERKNDEVVSGGEDEVESTARKSRRKSSSSSAINQRKTNGNGKQESSDEKRNESEEGGDESNSDASPKEKGKKKASTKKNGQTGSSNTKKGKEKAHSDEENDSDSDSGSEKSDKINDNNSSDDSEKEDKVSVEKKNDDPDSDSSSLPSVEEEEAKGKENTEDNKKKKTVKKETSAKSEKDNNKTVLRLKRYISLCGVRRNYKKLLGGCKSIRSQVAVLKKELEDLGVHGNASIEKCKKARMKREETQELAALDVSNIIATQGRPRRSGALARQQQQNPPSSAYKRTLNSGSESEQENKPQTKRRRISDWANLQGIISDDADSD